The Synchiropus splendidus isolate RoL2022-P1 chromosome 5, RoL_Sspl_1.0, whole genome shotgun sequence DNA window AACAGACGGCAGAGCAGAGAGATAAGGATTTGAATCATCAATCTGATTAAAGAAAAATCTGTTAACCACTGCCTAGACCTCGAGCCTACAAGCACAATCTTCTGGTCAAACCTGCAGAATACAAACCCTCAAAGccaacatgtttattttttgttctttccaaAAGCATTAGTTAAAATCAACATCTTCCATCCAAGCTGAATCAATTTCATCTTTGTACATTGCAGGCAACCAAGTAGTGAAAGTGTGGCTCAGACGCCTCAGCTTCTGCGACGGTACCCCCTTGAAGACCATCATGATTTTCCGCTGCCACCGGACGTGGTATTCTTCTGCCAACCAGAGGGCTGCCTTAGCATACGGCAACGACGGGTTAGCCTTCGCGACGACTCCTCATTCGTTTTCACGTTGACCGACAAAGACTCCGGGATCACTCGCTATGGAATCTGCGTCAACTTCTACCGATCATTCCAGCGTGGGCATCACAGGTCCCGTGCAGACAAGAGTGGACACACTGAAGCGTCGACACAGGGAGGTGATACCATAAGCGTGGGTTCTGATAACAGTAGTGGAGGACCGTCGTCCACTTTATCGCCAGCGAAAAACACAGAAGCAACCCATCATGTGTCCGGGGAAGGTGGCGGACAATCTGCTCCAGATTCAAACATAGGAAAATCTCCACAGCACAGACGCAGTGCTGCGAAGATGGCTGCCAGGAATCGCAACAGCACATTGACGTCATTGTGCATTTTAAGCCACTACCCTTTCTTCTCCACCTTCAGAGAGTGTCTATATATTCTCAAGAGACTGGTAGACTGTTGCAGTCAACGGTTAACACAGCGTGCAGGCCTTCCCCGTGCCACCCAGAGGTATGTGTTCCACTGAAATGATTGTGATTTCTATCCTTTAATTTATGCATGTATTTgtacaagtattttttttctttgtttctaacTGCTTAAGGACATTCACTTGAGTGGCTCGTGTGATTACTATTCAGGCTAACCAAAGTGTTAATTTCGCTGCCACTTTACACTGTAATAAGCCCTGTAATGACTGCTGTGATCTTCGAGTGCTTTGTCTCCATTGGTCCATTTATAGTCCAGCATAATCAtggctttttcttttcaaggtcACATGTTTTCAATTGCGTAATCAGCCTCAGTATTTTTCTCAGTTTGAATATGCACTCATGAGAACTGCCTTTGAGGTACTGACAGAGGGGAGTTTGGTTTGGAGCTTTAGAGCTGAATTGTTTTGCCCTGTCTACATTGAGTTCTGATATTTCCTCTGGTGAAGTGACCATTTGGTGGGTGGGATGAGGGTCAAATTATTTAATCATGGTTCTCGTTTGACGTTCACTGTGTACATGTGTGACTAAGGGCCCACCATATGTGGGCGCAATAACGTActctgaacacacacaatatTTAGCTGCATGTAGAAACCTGATGAATTTAACTGTACTCTcacttacttttactttttacatCCAAGATAACATTAGATATTTTTTTCGGCTTTAGGAGATTATAACAGTTACATCAATGAGACAACTGCAGGCTATATGTCTTGACACAACTTATTTTGTATGAAAGGATTTTGAAACAAGAGGTGTAATTGAAGCCTTTTTGTATTTGTCTTTATCCCTTTTTAGGGATACCATGTGGCGAATCTTCACAGGTGCACTGTCAGTGGAGGAAAAAGGCAGTCAGTTGCTGGCAGACTTGCGAGAGATTGAGTCCTGGGTCTATAGGTTGTTGCGGTCACCAGTTCCCATCCCTGGACAGAGACGCGTGGATGTGGAGGTGCTACCTACCGATCTGAAGCTATCTCTGACTTTTGCTTTGCCTGACAACTCGCGCTTTTCAATGGTGGACTTTCCCCTGCACCTGCCCTTGGAGCTGCTGGGTGTGGACGCCTGTCTTCAGGTTCTCAGCTGTGTCCTGTTAGAGCACAAGGTAAGAACAGATGTGCCTATGTGCACAATGTCTTTGACCtacattgcttttgttttggccaTTAGCTAGAATGTCACCAATTAAGTGATAAACAGagcttgaaataaacaaataatgttttGGCTACTTGTTATAAATGTGCACTGTTGAGTGTTATTGGAGCACATATCCACATACAAATGAGGACAACCAAGCTTTAGTTATGATATTGGAATTAGCTTGGGAAGAGATGGGATGGACAAGACTACATCCATTATGTCAAAAGCATTTAGTGGTGTGGTATGAAGTGACCTTTGTCTGAAGGACATTTTAATGGAGTGTGGTCATTGGCAACAATTGAGCTTTTAGAGGTGACAAGATAATAAATTATAGCTCTATTTGTCTATTTAATTGCTCTGTGGAATATTAAAACATTGAGCTCCCTGCAAGGTCTGTGCAGAGATGAACTGCATTAAAGATGCTTGTTGGGTGTAATGGTAAATTATCAACCTTAATTCTGAGTTTAAGTATTTAATTACTCCTTCAATCTTGGTAAACAGCACTTAAGGACTGAATTGTCATGTTCTTTGATGCCATTGTTAGATGCTTCTTTAATGTATTTTCAGGTTATTCTTCAATCCAGAGATTACAATGCTTTGTCGATGAGTGTTATGGCCTTCGTTGCTATGATATACCCCCTGGAGTACATGTTCCCTGTCATCCCTCTGTTGCCAACATGCATGGCATCCGCAGAACAGGTAGGACTTGCAGAAGAATTACTTTTAAAATTGTACAGTTTGATGcaatttatgtgtttttttaatgtgttgtgagggttggttttgtttgttttgttttgtattttgaggAATGAGTTCAAACAACCAGAATACATCATGTATTGAAGAAATtaagttttttttatctggcCCTTATCGTGTTGACATAATGGCCGTTGTCTGTGTTGCAAATGTTTGCCTTCATAGTTCTTAATTTGAACTCGGTTTTAAACCCTCTCTTAACTGTAACATAAAGTGCTTTTTGTGGTGCTTTTGCCAGGTAATGAGTATGTGTATCACGTTATAACATCATAATCTTTTTTCGAACATTTCATGCTCAGGTTTGTAAGTGTAATGTTCTTGAGAAATTACTTGACAAGCTAATATTGAACAAAACTTTTCAAACCCATGGTGTTTGTGAGTGCATGCAGTTGCTATATTTCTGCCATCCTCTTATgactaaacatttttttgtcctcatAGCTGCTTCTAGCACCAACTCCATACATCATCGGTGTTCCTGCTAGCTTCTTCCTTTACAAATCTGACTTTAAAATGCCAGATGACATATGGCTTGTTGACCTGGACAGCAGTAAGGTTAGTATAGCTCTTCagtgttctttaaaaaaaaaaggaaatatgtaATAATGATTGACAATTTTGGGTGGAAATAATGTTTGAAAATGCACCCCCAATCTTCCAGGTTATCGCACCGACAAATGCAGAGATTTTGCCTCCTCTCCCGGAGCCCGAAGCACTCGAGCTCAAGAAGCATTTAAAACAGGTATAACAAGCTCACTTAAAGTTATCTTCCTTTCATCAGTAGACAAATCTACAGTTCATTTATTTCTTGCATACAGTGTTAAACTTCTCTTTCAGCTCTGAAGAGTAGAGACTTTCTACTTCCAAAAAGTTGTATGTACTGTAGCTGGTGTGAAAGAATTGGCAAGGAGTTTTGAAGTGCACTAACGTGGaaatgcatttcttttcttttctttcttctttttcttgcaTGCTTTAGCTGTTGGAGgtaaaacaaaactgtagaAAAATACTGCCAAGTTTTGCTGAGGCAGTGGTGGCTGGCTTGTTTCTCCTTCCCTCCTTATCTAACTTTGTATCAGAACCAGCTTCTGATTACTATAATGCCACTTTTATCCTTGCTTCTTTATTGTCCCAGTAGATATTTATACCTGTAGACTGATCACGTGCTGATGATGTTTGATATGTGTGCTCATTGGCAAGGATGGAACTGTTGTGAGTGGAGTCTCCCTCTTTGTTATTCCTTCACGTCTTTTTTACTACTCAAAATAAGTCACTTTGCCTATGCATTGGCttattcaaatataaatattattggCCCTTCTGTAACACAGAAGAACCTGCTTAAGTCCTTGTGTTATGCATGTAAGGGTAATAAACAAATGTTGCTTAGTTGCGTTTTCACAACTTATTTTAATGTTCACCGCTCTATAATATGCAAAGGCACTAAAAGATTTAACAAGCTGTGTCTGCATTCGACACATTTCcccttgtctttgtttcctggaaGCGTGTATGAAGCTATGGTTTCGCAATAACCTTTGGTAAACGGGCTTGTGTTATCTATGTTTTTCTCCCTTTTGAGTGATGGAGATCAATTGAAGGTTTAATTGTGATTCTGGAATATCAAAGCACTGTGATGTGGATGTGAAGGCCATTAAAATACTTGCACCTAATCTTTGAAATAAATGGGTTCACTGAACCATGTATAAAGATGTACAATATATGATAACATCAAATTTAACACTATTGTGTATTGTTTAATTAAGACTATTAATGGATACTTCATTAATCCACccttatataaataaaacaagctgAAGTTTGTGAAGTCTAGCCTAACATCTCCTTCAAATTTATGCAATTTCAACTCTTCAGCAATCGTGTATTATCCAtctttatatattgttttttactAACctgatttatttcatgttttaataacaatgttcacttgtgtttttgttgacacGTGCAAGTATTTTATCAATGATGTCTCAAAGATCTGCTCTGTCCTACCACCACATTTCCcattttgtctctctgtgttgGTTGGTGGGTTTTAGTGGCTTGACGCTGTAGCTGTTTTTGcctatatttttcattttgttttcaccctTTTATCCTTACAACCTTTCTAACACTCAGCTACcaattttcttttctcctttattcggtaaattaaattaaatatctaCAAAGCAGTGTCTGACTTACGTGATTGTACCCAATTAAGGTGAAAGCTCTGTTTAAAGGAGATacagaaaatgaagagaaaggttgtgtctgtttttcatttattagtgCTGTTCCAGTGTCAGTCATGAAGTCTCATCCCTAGCTTTCTTCATGTGATTCTCCTGGCATTTCCTATCCCCCTCCTAGTGTCTGGTCAGGTTGACAGTGATCACCCAAAAGCAGATCTTCTCCTCTGATAATAaggttacccagttctcctccTGTGGAATGTGTTATGCCCCTGCACGATTATGGTTTTCTCACATTCTTTCTGCCTGTAACTACTACTTGAATTGTTTCAAAGACTTGTCAGTAAGTGCACAGCAGTGATCCGGAATGGTGCTGGCCCGATTTCGATACACTGCTTAGCTCTGGCTTCAGCATGACTGACTGTATGTGCATTGAACTTGGCATCAGTGTGTGTTGTCAATAAAATGTATGATCAATATCACAACTCAGATTGTTAACGTCCATTTTGCCCTGGCAACTAAATGCTTCACTATGCAAAGCTGAACTTTGATCCTTGATCCTGCAGCAGTTTCCTTGAAGCAAACCATGCATATTAACATCCTTCCCTTAACCCTGGCTCGTGTTTTCTTAAATGACACACCCACCAAAAGCTTTTCTGATGTAGCTGTCTTAGGTTCAATCGTGCTAGCATTTGAGTTGGCCTAGTGTGTTTTAGCCATTGTCCCTTTCAGTTATTTAAAGCTGTTTATCATTACATGAGGACATTTGAAGATAATTCTTGCGTGGACTCGTTTGGTGTCTtgattcattttccatttgAGACATTCGATCAACCAAATTATTCAATTTCCTAAGGCAGATTTTGTTCCACAGTACATAAATGGATGTTTACATGTTTTCCAAGTCATACTTCCCTGAGCCTCAGTCCCGTAATGAGCCAGCTCATGAAACGCAAACACTGATGCTAATGGTGTGGTGGTTCATTTAAGAAgagtctttcttcttcttctgctccaaGTGTAATTCGGGTCTGTAACTTCTTTTAGGCTTTGGCCAGTATGAGCTTGAACACGCAACCCATCTTAAATCTGGAAAAGTTCCAGGAAGGCCAAGAGATGCCGCTACTCCCTCCAGGACGAGAAAAAGCTTCACCATCCTCAACGGAGTTCAACCCCTTGATTTATGGAAATGACATTGACTCAGTGGACGTAGCCACCAGGCAAGCCCGCAGCCTATGTGTCTTGTTGATGCTCAAGTAATCGCAGAAGGAttaagtgttttttctttttctctcaggGTTGCCATGGTGCGGTTCTTCAACTCTCCAAATGTCCTGCAAGGTTTCCAGATGCACACTCGGACCCTGCGCCTCTTTCCTCGCCCGGTGGTGGCGTTCCAAGCCTCATCATTTCTTGCTTCACGGCCCAGACGATCTGGATTTGCTGACAAACTCTCCCACACTCAGGCTGTGGAGTTCTATGGAGAATGGGCCCTTAATCCCACCAACCTTGCTTTTCAGAGGATACATAATAgtaattaaatcattttttattgttttccatCTCCTGTAAGTGAAGCATGAACTCTGACAACaacacctttttatttttagatgtgTTTGATCCATCTTTAATTGGTGACAAACCCAAGTGGTACGCTCACCAGCTCCAGCCAGTGCACTACAGAGTGTATGATGGGAGCTCTCAGCTGGTTGAAGCTCTGGCTGGACCTTTGGATGATGAGGGCAATGATTCAGACCCAACAGACAGGTAAAAGGAAAGCATTTGATcacacacttttcttttcttactTTATTTAATGGCATTGGtgctgtttctttcttttttattaaataaagtaATGCATTTGTTTCAGTGGCAGTGACAGTGAAGCCTATGACGACTCCAGTTCCTCCTATTCTTCCCTTGGTGACCTTGTTAGTGAAATGATTCAAGGAGACATCCAGGGAGACACGCCAAGTAAGTTAGTCCATCATGGACAttgatgttgtgttttcaaACTGCAGTAAGCATCTTCACTAAATTTGTTCCCTAGGCTTGGAGCCTCCCTCTCATGCTGCTCTTGGGGATGCAAGCGAGGTTGAAGACTTTCAGGAGTTCAGGGAAGATAATGGCTTGGATGGACGACCCAGTGGCGACGGTCCAGCTGAATTAGCAGATGGCCAACCTCTGCGATCAAGCTCTAGTACAACTGCTAGCTCCAGTCCTAGTACAATAATCCAGGGAGTGAACCACGTAGGTGGTCCAGATGCATCACTTTATTTTCAGTACATTGCAGACAGGACACAAGTGCCTGTAAAGTTTGACCTTTATATAGACTAAAAAATAGATTAcattgatttctttctttttcaggaTCACGGTGACACAACTGAAATTGAGGCAAATACCACCACTGCTGCTGAGCAAAACCAGATCCCGGGACTGAACATCCAGCCGCCTCTTAGATCAGCACCCGATGCTGGCCTTGTGGACAGTAAAAAACAGGAGTATGATAACCCCTACTTTGAGCCTCAGTATGGCTTCCCCTCCGAGGATGACCCTGATGCAGAAGAGCAAGTGGAGTCATACACCCCTCGATTCAACCAGAACCTCAATGGCAACAAGTGTGTTAAACTTGTTCATCACTTGAATGAATGTATCGCCATCATTCAAATGGGCTCTTTGACCAACCATGTTTACTAACAAAACTCAGCATGTTGCTACCTCTCCATCCTTTCATGGTGGTCTTGAATCTCTGGTGGTGTGATGTTCTGTGGTGGCCCGAATGAGTCCCTCGTGTGGCTTACAAAGGTTGTTATTGTGCCGTTAAACAGCCATTTAATCGTGTCCTTGTCTTTAAGGGTGTCTCGCCCACTGCGGCCCAACAGTCTGAGGCTTCCTGGGGAGTCTGATGGAGAGGGCGATTCTCATAACAGCTCACCAAACTCCACAATTTCCAACAGCAGCAACGATGGATTTGGAGGACTCATGTCCTTTGCTAGTATGAAGACGTTTTTCTACCAATTTATATCAAAGACAATCATTTTATTCAAGCTGTAATTTAATTCAGTAGTCAGTTAAGTACGTCGATTActagtttttttgtttactgttcCTCTCATTACCTATTGAGATCTGTTCAGCGAGAGACattgatgggttttttttttattataaaaacTTCTCTATATTGTCCATGTCTTCAGGTAATCTTTACAAGAACCATGGGACCAGTTTCAGTCTTTCCAATTTGGCTCTTCCCAACAAAGCGGCGAGGGAGAAAGCGACACCATTCCCCAGTCTCAAAGGTATGATGATGTGACACTACCCCTTTTACTAATCGAACAAAAGCAGTTGCTGCACTATTTTGTTCAGGAaattaggggaaaaaaaaatctacattaaTGAAATTCGAAATTCTAGTAGCGatagaaaaatgttttatattcatattGCTGTTTACTGTTCATACAGCCTTTGTTCATACTACTATAGTTCCAAGTACTTCCAATATAAGTGatatatttacacttttttttctctgcctctTTTTCCCCacaattgtttatttgtacgaaagaatattttaatattgatattgaggaggagatggagcaaGCAGGTGTGTAGAACTGCGTTTTGAAGCCTGACTTTATTTCCCCTCTGGCTTGCCAAATCAGTATGGCACTATTTGAAGGAGAATATTGAGGACAAATTCTACGTTTTTCTCTCAAAGGAAAATCCACACAGTAGTATAGTTGCCTTTCACAAATATCTTTTGGACTATTTCGAATTAatatgtcatttaaaatgaaaataagtgaTATTTTAAGCCACAGGTAGTATTAACATTTTTGTACTATTATCATTGTTTGTGATGTAATTGGTGTGCACCAGAATGTAGTCTGGTTAACTAGTATTTATTGGTCATCAATGAGTTATAAGGTTATTTGTCAAATTTTGATTGTCACCAGTCAGCACCAGCACTTGTCCCTATAACGCTATGCAAAGCATATAGGACAGGAAAGCTGTATGCTTTTCCTGTATTAATGGCAATCATGATCTCTCAGCAAATTCTTCAGTCgcatttttcattgaaatatttctGCAGCAGTTAAGTATATCATGCACAGTACTCATTCAGTTCAATACAATTCAGACCACAGGGAGTCTTTCAGATGTTGACAATGCAGCGGTGGCTTTGGTAGAACAACTGATCTGCTGCAAATGCTTTTCTGCTAATGTTTCAGATATTCACTTTATTCAACCCATCCAccagtatatactgtataaatgATAGACACAAAGGGGATTCTCTTATGCACTCATTTGAGATCTCAAGAACCTAAGACCTTTTGCTTTAGCTGGCATTCTCTGCGGCAGGATGGAGTGTGGTTCAGGATTACGCATATCGTTTTCTATTTTGGGACCATAGTGTTGAGCTCCCATCCGTCTTACAAGGTTTTGAGTCCTGTAGAAACTGGATTTGACTTTAATTGAGAGCAAAAACGAATGAAGCATGGAACTCTAGACTCAATACCTCCACTTCTTGTGGAATAGTTGCCATAAAAAAATCTTCTGTTCCTTTCAAtatgtgttttgtctttgttgttcaGATGCCCCGGACAGCCCGGGTATGTTATGTCTGATGTGATAGTTTGTACTAGCTTCCTTACCCACCCTGACTAAAGCTTGATTATATCTGGAAGTAAGCCCTGTATTTGATACTAATCAAGCGCAGGAATCAAAATAGCATCCAGTTCCTTTAGAACAGTaggtttgttttcctcttccatCACCGTGTCACCATGACAATTTCAACATCATAGACATTCTCTCAACATCTATTATATGCATTTCCTCTTgtctaagaaaaaaaataacccaATAGTGTCCTCTTTTATCGACTCAAAATGTGCAACCAAATCCATTCTGTTTCCAAATGTCTCGATGATCATGTGTGCTTTGAGCTTGTCGTTTGTTGTgtgacttcctgtccacttcccTCCtagctgttttaaaaataacacaCTTTACATGGTGGATTCTTTGAAATAACAGCTTCATTATTTTGTACACTTTTTTGTCTGACATAACAATCCGAACCAACATACTCACTTATCATCATTTGGGCGATTTATTAACTTGCTGGTCACTTAAAGGGTTGATGCGTACATTTGAAcatctagattttttttctgttcttttcatttatttgtttcttaATTTGGTGCTTTACTTACATTTCCCTGTGTCTTGTTGAGTTTGCAtggtttggttttcttttgggTTGATGTTTGGACTGGTTGCGTCTGGGCTGGTGTCCCCTTCTCTTCACTTTTGCACGGCACTAATTCTGGCTTTTGTGTGCAGTATTTGGTCTAAATTCTCTAATGGAGATTATAACAGAGGCCGGACCGGGGAGTGGAGAAGGTGGGTTCTGCCCTATTGTTGAGCGAGCTGCATGCGTCTCAGAGCCAGTCAGCTACATCTCCCCAAGTCATTCTCCCATTGAAGCCTGTGATTTGTCATTGTGCTTACTGCACCATCGAGCATCAACTGCTGTGCTACTCCCTGTTTTGTTCCACCTTTCGTTAAGTGGGATTTTGTTGATCATTTGtagataaaatgaaacaattatAATTTAAATTTGAGTTATCTTCTTTCATTGGCAGCAAACTTGTCCGACCAATGTTTATGAAATTATGGATATAGAGGTCCTGTTTCCTACTTTTATTTGTGAGAAGGATCTCTTTTTCAAAATTCTagaaataaaaacttttttttacacattaacCCTTTTTTTACATTACCATagtcctttttttgtttaatgtacTCTTTAATGTACtgttaatgtattttttatttgtttcaaatttgTATTATTTGCTTGTCTGTTCAGtggcaatatattttttttttttctgtaaagcATTTATGCATGCACCCATGTAGACACTCTCACACGCATCCACtcaaaatgcatgaaaatagGGAAGTGTCAcaacatctaaaaaaaatagcatATATAAATTACAAGAATGTCTCATACGTTTCTTTTCCCAAGTTCCATATATGAACAGacctttgctttgtttgtgtgtgtgtattttttctATCAAGTGGATTCACCAAAGACCCATGTAAAATTAAACAAATTGAATAAAGGCAAACATTAGTGTATTTTGACCAGAGTTTGTCATGGCTACTTGATGCCAGttagcagcaacaacagcactATTATACGTTTTCTGACACTCATTCACTGCATAGTTTTCACTGATGTGTGAAGCCACCACTTAAAgcactctgtgtttgtgtgtctttcatTGTGTCCTTAATTTGTCCTTCACCCCTAGCTGtactaaaaatagaaaaagttgTGTATTCCCTCAAAACATAGTTCAAACTCAGATGACACTTGTACAGAGACCTAATTAATCTGCCTCCTGTGTCAAGTCCGCTCCAAAAGTCTTCTTGTCTACTGCAGTTTTTCATTGTCTGGGTTTCCCACCAGGAGCTCGAGCGCCTCGAGCACTTGTAGACCAAAAGTCCTCTGTGATCAAGCACAGTCAGACTGTGAAGCGAGAGTCCCCGTCCCCTCAAGGTCGTGTCAACAATACAAGGTGAAATACATTCTCATTGGTTTGTTTTATCAATGACATAAGTAAATGTATTGTAATACCAATTTGCCGATGCAGTGAGAACCAGCAGTTTTTGAAGGAGGTGGTGCAGAGCGTTCTGGACGGACAAGGAGTCGGCTGGCTCAACATGAAAAAAGTGCGTCGCCTGCTGGAGAACGAGCAGCTCCGTGTCTTTGTTCTGAGTAAGCTGAACAGAGCTGTGCAGTCAGAGGAGGATGCCCGACAAGAGATTATACGTGATGTGGTAAGATTATTGTGGATCCAAGTAGGTTCAGGCAAAGTGTGTTCACGTCTCCTCTAACCAGTTCTATGTTTGAGGAGCCTGCAAGGCTTGTTTTTTAATCCTTTTGAATTGTTGAAACTTTGTTCTTAGGAGGTTAGCAGGAAGGTGTACAAAGGAATGTTGGACATCTTGAAGTGCACGGTGTCCAGTCTGGAGCATTCCTACACTAACGCTGGCCTGGGAGGAATGGCCAGTGTCTTCAGCTTGTTGGAGATAGCACGGACACATTATCAAACAAAAGGTttgtatgtagctcaaatctatTATTTTCCAACATGTGTGTAGCTTTCTTGCTAAGatgaaaaaacatcaataaatgcTAACATGTCCATGTTTTCTGCTTGTATTCCAACCTGCCTGCTGAAAAAGATAAACTCTTGCTCTTAACTGCaccttttctctttttctgctttttgttgAACTGTTTTTATACATTGACATTTTGCAACGTAAGACCCTGAAAAACGCAAGCGAAGCCCGACTGACAGTACCGGCAGTCCCGGGAACAAGGAGAGTCCCACGGGCCGCACAGAGCCTGCCCGACCCCAAGGTCTTCTGAATGTTCCCCATCTGCAGCTACCCCACCACAATACGGGCAGAGGCACTCGCCATTTTGACACCCGCAGTCTGAATGAAGAAAACTTTATTGCTTCGATCGGTGTGTACCCCACCCTGGCCTTGGTTGCATGTGCACCGTGAGATCTTGTGAAAGCACATAACCCCACGAAATCGCCCTATTCATTGAGGCAGTTTCTGATGAATTCCGGACAAATATTCCATACACTTGGCAGCAATAAACCCGATCTGAGATTCCCAAATTCTATGTAGACTTGTTTGCACTCAGAAATATAAGCCTGAAGTCAAAATATTGGTTTTTGATTGTCAAAATATTTCTATATGTTTGGAATATTTCCCTCTATCCCAGCATGATTAGTGTTTGTCTTGGCTTCTCTGATCCTCTTTTGCCCTGTTTGGAGTCTTGCTGTCAGTTTCCTAGCACCAtaaatgcatgtgtttgtttgtctttttacgTGATACCTAAATCTGCAGTAGTGGACGAGGGAAAATCAGAAGAAGCACTTGGATTAAATTGGTTCTCATCTGTGCCTTTACTGCAGGTTTCTGCGAGGCTCGCTGTAGATAATTGCAGTTCCCTTTGCTCTCAGCATGGAGGGGGGATTCATCACTCCCCGGTATACAGTCCCAGTAAGCAAACAAATTTCACAGCAGGGTGTTTGGTTTCTTCTCATTAGAAAAGAGCCAACCCAATAGCCTGTTCAAACTACTCCCACGTGATTTTCTGTGATTACTTCTGGGTCTGTATACGGGGGACACGTGTGGTGAACCACTCCGACTCCTACTTGCATTTCTCTCCTTCGAGTTGCACCCCCAATTCTACAGAATGCTGTGAGACGTGCATCCCAGCTTCTGCAACGGCTCCATTTCAACTGCTGGCTAGTCAGCCACCCAACCACATCCCATGCTCTTTTAAGAATACTCCTCCCCACTGCTCTTGAGAGCCAGCTTTCAGTGAGCTGGAGTCAGCATGTGGCTCTCCAGGACTTTGGGGCCTGTAGACTTCCATTTGATGTCATGTAGCTGTAGTAACTATAAGACGCAGCTACATGCAAACACCACAAAacactcagttttaaaatgtttttatttcttatgATTTTAATGCTCATCCACCATACATGCCTTTTCAATCTGCTCTCTgactctctctgtctttctctccttGCTTGCAATGCATCTTGGGTAGAATTGTGGAGCAAGCACCAGGATAAGCAAAAAGCTATGGAAAAACCGCAGAGTAAGAGACTACACAcaccaaaacagaacaaaaaatagGCTGTTCAACTGTTTTCCTTTCCCCCTTAGCTCTTTCCAAAAAGAGATGCAATAGAGCTTACTGCATACGTG harbors:
- the madd gene encoding MAP kinase-activating death domain protein isoform X25, which translates into the protein MEKKKMCPRLLDYLVVVGARQPSSESVAQTPQLLRRYPLEDHHDFPLPPDVVFFCQPEGCLSIRQRRVSLRDDSSFVFTLTDKDSGITRYGICVNFYRSFQRGHHRSRADKSGHTEASTQGGDTISVGSDNSSGGPSSTLSPAKNTEATHHVSGEGGGQSAPDSNIGKSPQHRRSAAKMAARNRNSTLTSLCILSHYPFFSTFRECLYILKRLVDCCSQRLTQRAGLPRATQRDTMWRIFTGALSVEEKGSQLLADLREIESWVYRLLRSPVPIPGQRRVDVEVLPTDLKLSLTFALPDNSRFSMVDFPLHLPLELLGVDACLQVLSCVLLEHKVILQSRDYNALSMSVMAFVAMIYPLEYMFPVIPLLPTCMASAEQLLLAPTPYIIGVPASFFLYKSDFKMPDDIWLVDLDSSKVIAPTNAEILPPLPEPEALELKKHLKQALASMSLNTQPILNLEKFQEGQEMPLLPPGREKASPSSTEFNPLIYGNDIDSVDVATRVAMVRFFNSPNVLQGFQMHTRTLRLFPRPVVAFQASSFLASRPRRSGFADKLSHTQAVEFYGEWALNPTNLAFQRIHNNVFDPSLIGDKPKWYAHQLQPVHYRVYDGSSQLVEALAGPLDDEGNDSDPTDSGSDSEAYDDSSSSYSSLGDLVSEMIQGDIQGDTPSLEPPSHAALGDASEVEDFQEFREDNGLDGRPSGDGPAELADGQPLRSSSSTTASSSPSTIIQGVNHDHGDTTEIEANTTTAAEQNQIPGLNIQPPLRSAPDAGLVDSKKQEYDNPYFEPQYGFPSEDDPDAEEQVESYTPRFNQNLNGNKVSRPLRPNSLRLPGESDGEGDSHNSSPNSTISNSSNDGFGGLMSFASNLYKNHGTSFSLSNLALPNKAAREKATPFPSLKEYFNIDIEEEMEQAVFGLNSLMEIITEAGPGSGEGARAPRALVDQKSSVIKHSQTVKRESPSPQGRVNNTSENQQFLKEVVQSVLDGQGVGWLNMKKVRRLLENEQLRVFVLSKLNRAVQSEEDARQEIIRDVEVSRKVYKGMLDILKCTVSSLEHSYTNAGLGGMASVFSLLEIARTHYQTKDPEKRKRSPTDSTGSPGNKESPTGRTEPARPQGLLNVPHLQLPHHNTGRGTRHFDTRSLNEENFIASIELWSKHQDKQKAMEKPQRSEGAKHQRPPVTDAEEKKSQISSDSGLSVSGSQKSDTESATSSEPPILTRSTSQDSEASTVISNSSGETLGADSDLSSTAGDGLGGRQLAHLTLSRGTLSDSEIETNPATSAVFGKTHTLKPGAKEHLPAMTKGPPAQPLEDLSMRIYLCEGLLGKERSTLWDQVQFWEDAYLDAVMLEREGMGMDQGPQEMIERYLSLGEHDRKRLEDDEDKLLATLLHNMIAYMLMLKVNKNDIRKKVRRLMGKSHIGLTYSQEINELLDKLANMNGRELSIRPCGSRHIKKQTFVVHAGTDTTGDIFFMEVCDDCIVLRSNIGTVYERWWYEKLINMTYCPKTKVLCLWRRNGQETQLNKFYTKKCRELYYCVKDSMEKAAARQQSIKPGPELGGEFPVQDMKTGEGGLLQVTLEGINLKFMHSQVFIELSHIKKCNTVKGVFVLEEFVPETKEVVIHKYKTPMAHQICYSVLCLFSYVAAVKGKEAEGKAKILSPRPLPS